DNA from Candidatus Binataceae bacterium:
AGAACACCGCGCCGCGCCCGGCGCGATAACCGACGAACAGGTTGAACAGCACCCCAAGCGCGGGGAACAGCAGGATCAGCGCGAGTGCCGGGAACTGTACAGTCATTCGTTCACCATCTCAGCATCGTGAGCTCGTCCGCCTGCACCGTATCGCGGTTGCGGAAGATCGAGATGATTAGGCCGAGGCCGACCGCGGATTCCGCCGCCGCCACGGTCATCACGAAGAACACGATGACCTGTCCGTCCATCGAGGCGAGCCGATGCGCAAGGGCGATAAACGCAAGGTTCACCGCGTTAAGCATAATTTCGATCGACATCAGCATCACCAGGATATTGCGGCGGACGATCACGCCACATACGCCGATGGCGAACAGCGTCGCGCTGAGGCCCAGCAAATACGTAAGCGGGATCATCGCGCGGCTCCCTGTTCGATCTGCTGCTCGACCCGAACCGGCGCGGACGGGCGGCGGGCGATCGCGATCGCGCCGACGACGGCGGCCAGCAGCAGGATCGAGGTGGCCTCGAACGCTACCAGGTAGTCGGTAAACAGCTTGTGCGCGAGCGACGCGAGCGAGCCGTAATCCGCAGGCAGCTCGACGTGCTTTACCTGAAGATGCGGGTGAAGCAGGAACATCAGCAGCTCGGCGCCCAGTGCAGCCGCGGCAATCGAGCCGAAAAACTTGAGCGGCAGATGACCGCGGTCGGCCTGCGCCTGCAGGTTGAGCAGCCAGATCACGAACAGGAACAGGACCATGATCGCGCCGGCGTAGACGATTATCTGCAGCAGTCCGACAACGACCGCGTCCTGCTGGATGAAAAGGAGCGCGAGCGTGAGCAGCGTCATCACCAGCGACAACAGCGAATGCACGGGATTGGTCTGGATAATCACGCCGAGCGCGAAAATGATCGCCAGCGCCGCCAGGAAGAAGAACACCCAGAGCGAAATCACTGCGCACTCCCCACGGCTACGATCAGAAACGCGGTCAGCAGCAGGTTGAAAAGCCCGAGCGGCACGAGCGCCTTCCATCCGAGCTTCATCAACTGGTCGTAGCGAAAGCGCGGCAGCGTCCAGCGCACGAGACCGAGGAAGATACAGAGCACGAGGACCTTAACCAAAAACGCGACGATACCGAGGATCGAAACCGCGAGCGCCGGGACGTGAATAAACAATCCACCGGGAATGTGGAAGCCGTCGCGATAGAGCCACGGCACCTGCCATCCGCCGAGAAAGAACGTCGTCACCAGCATCGCGACCAGGGCCTGCTCGGCGAAGTCGGTGAGCATGAACACGGCCTGCTTGCCGCCCGAATATTCGGTGAAATAGCCGAGAATCAGCTCGGACTCGCTTTCGGGGAGATCGAACGGCACGCGTTTCGATTCCGCGACGCCGGCAGTCAGGAAGATGATGAACGCAAGCGGCTGCGTAAACAGGCCCCAGCGTGGCAGCCATCCGAAATAGACGCCGCCCTGCCCGCGCACGATCGCCTGCAAGTCGAGCGTGCCGTAGGTCATGATCACCGCGATCAGCGCGAGGCCCATCGCGAGTTCATACGATATCATCTGCGCCGTCGCGCGAATTCCGCCGAGCAGCGACCAGCGATTGTTCGAGGACCATCCCGCGAGCGCGACGCCATACACGCCGATTCCGATCGTAGCGAGCAGGTAGA
Protein-coding regions in this window:
- the nuoK gene encoding NADH-quinone oxidoreductase subunit NuoK; amino-acid sequence: MIPLTYLLGLSATLFAIGVCGVIVRRNILVMLMSIEIMLNAVNLAFIALAHRLASMDGQVIVFFVMTVAAAESAVGLGLIISIFRNRDTVQADELTMLRW
- a CDS encoding NADH-quinone oxidoreductase subunit J, with amino-acid sequence MISLWVFFFLAALAIIFALGVIIQTNPVHSLLSLVMTLLTLALLFIQQDAVVVGLLQIIVYAGAIMVLFLFVIWLLNLQAQADRGHLPLKFFGSIAAAALGAELLMFLLHPHLQVKHVELPADYGSLASLAHKLFTDYLVAFEATSILLLAAVVGAIAIARRPSAPVRVEQQIEQGAAR
- a CDS encoding complex I subunit 1 family protein; this encodes MTVEIVAAIVKSVLMILIGLHLSIFLLYFERKGSALIQDRVGSNRASITGLGKKLGMPNLGIINTLIFDPIKMFTKEDFVPDGADKFIHTLAPFLALFPVMITFVVIPFGDIINIGGHQIELQAASLNAAVLYLLATIGIGVYGVALAGWSSNNRWSLLGGIRATAQMISYELAMGLALIAVIMTYGTLDLQAIVRGQGGVYFGWLPRWGLFTQPLAFIIFLTAGVAESKRVPFDLPESESELILGYFTEYSGGKQAVFMLTDFAEQALVAMLVTTFFLGGWQVPWLYRDGFHIPGGLFIHVPALAVSILGIVAFLVKVLVLCIFLGLVRWTLPRFRYDQLMKLGWKALVPLGLFNLLLTAFLIVAVGSAQ